A single Magnetococcus sp. PR-3 DNA region contains:
- a CDS encoding response regulator codes for MKRGRKGNVTLLFPLVGFLVLLLMTGYWLYELEPKLDANSESHARTLAGYQARVLADALQPVNGYYDPARLEGAIDEILIVKEPITGTPIVLGLRVEVDYDMVPAPGGSLDKEKGQVDCQRCFLTTVPLYDKMSGELLGIAEFYANTAFQRSLKGDVRFKLLLGTFFILIVLAWLWRMVWISIERERRSERSTRAIFEVAPFPMILVGMKDGRLRRSNRAAHQFFKVAEDLPISYPASALFVDPDVFKQIRQRLQAGESVRHEEFQVRDLEAHNSWSLVSAYALEDDAGDQLMVLGFAEITTLKQVQADLTQAKEEAEEATRAKSAFLANMSHEIRTPMNSVIGFSHLALKTKLDKQQQDYLTKILFSARSLLGLIGDILDFSKIEAGKLEIETLSFTLDEVLESVANLNANRAEEKGLELVLTHSNDVPQALIGDPLRLGQVLTNLVANAVKFTQKGSVEILVEPLEQDEASALIQFHVTDSGIGMTSEQAAQLFTPFTQVDISHTRRFGGTGLGLAICHNLVEMMGGKISVSSQPEVGSRFTFSARFGMQLAQNIKCDLSSALGSKKILLVESPCQARTALLRNLQGLKALVDVVPDRAALLARLNAAEEGEIGMVIYSWQQFEHGALEGGLPRLQTRLQLPPKQLLLAPAFKVAALQARAEQYGLDGVVSIACSPSVLGKNIGLLLAGKFEDTSLVPIRDALTQEGYPPKWLQGGKVLLVEDNPINQQVAQELLEQCGLDVSIANQGQEALDALQGRTFDLVLMDIQMPVMDGYEATKRIRQLPQGKQLPIIAMTAHAMSGDADRSLEAGMQGHLTKPIEIQPLYDMLGKWMHPNHPVEESVEADKGKVKSVKKMDGEGSQMWPPVSFPAGIDPGRVPSHLLKRPELFTKLLDQYLQLNEGLPERLREHWQQLGEDEDLHKQVHTLKGSALSIGASMVAQSCQNWEKSPDDLSFNLMIKSLQSLLDGIRKGKADI; via the coding sequence ATGAAACGAGGGAGAAAGGGGAATGTGACACTCCTTTTCCCCTTAGTTGGCTTTTTAGTCTTATTGCTAATGACTGGCTACTGGCTCTATGAGTTGGAGCCGAAGTTAGATGCCAATAGTGAATCCCACGCCCGAACACTGGCTGGTTATCAAGCCCGTGTCCTGGCAGATGCCCTGCAGCCTGTTAATGGCTACTATGACCCCGCCCGTCTGGAGGGGGCCATAGATGAGATCTTGATTGTTAAAGAGCCCATTACTGGTACACCGATTGTCTTAGGGCTACGGGTTGAGGTTGATTATGACATGGTGCCTGCACCAGGTGGCAGTTTGGACAAAGAGAAAGGTCAAGTAGATTGCCAGCGGTGTTTTCTGACCACCGTACCTTTGTATGACAAAATGAGTGGTGAGCTTCTGGGCATTGCAGAATTTTATGCCAACACAGCCTTTCAGCGGAGTTTAAAGGGGGATGTCCGCTTTAAACTGTTGCTCGGTACTTTTTTCATTTTAATCGTCTTAGCATGGCTATGGCGGATGGTGTGGATATCTATTGAACGTGAGCGAAGAAGTGAACGAAGTACCCGTGCCATCTTTGAGGTTGCACCATTCCCTATGATCTTGGTTGGTATGAAAGATGGGCGCTTACGGCGTAGTAATCGTGCGGCTCATCAATTCTTTAAGGTGGCCGAAGATCTTCCCATTTCTTACCCAGCCTCAGCGTTGTTTGTTGATCCTGATGTTTTTAAACAGATACGTCAGCGTCTGCAAGCTGGTGAATCTGTAAGGCATGAGGAGTTTCAAGTTAGGGACCTGGAGGCACATAACAGCTGGTCTTTGGTCTCGGCTTATGCCTTGGAAGATGATGCTGGTGACCAGCTGATGGTGCTGGGGTTTGCTGAAATTACCACACTTAAACAGGTCCAGGCTGATTTAACCCAAGCCAAAGAAGAAGCTGAGGAAGCCACACGGGCTAAAAGTGCATTCTTAGCCAATATGAGTCATGAAATTCGGACGCCCATGAACTCTGTTATTGGTTTTTCTCATCTGGCTTTAAAAACCAAACTGGATAAGCAACAGCAGGATTATTTGACCAAAATTCTCTTTTCAGCCCGATCACTCCTGGGGTTGATTGGCGACATACTCGATTTTTCGAAGATTGAGGCGGGTAAACTTGAAATTGAAACGCTCTCTTTCACTTTGGATGAGGTGCTTGAAAGTGTCGCCAACCTCAATGCCAACCGTGCAGAAGAAAAAGGCTTAGAGCTGGTATTAACCCATAGTAACGATGTTCCACAAGCGCTCATTGGTGATCCCTTACGTCTGGGTCAAGTTCTAACCAATTTGGTTGCCAATGCTGTGAAGTTCACGCAGAAGGGATCTGTGGAAATTTTAGTGGAGCCTCTGGAGCAGGATGAAGCCTCGGCACTTATTCAGTTCCATGTGACCGATAGTGGTATTGGTATGACCTCTGAGCAAGCGGCTCAGTTGTTTACCCCGTTCACGCAAGTTGATATTTCGCATACCCGTCGTTTTGGTGGTACGGGTCTTGGTTTGGCCATTTGCCATAACTTGGTTGAAATGATGGGTGGAAAAATCTCTGTCAGCAGTCAGCCAGAGGTGGGGAGTCGGTTCACCTTTTCGGCCCGGTTTGGTATGCAGCTGGCACAGAACATCAAGTGTGACCTCTCCTCGGCCTTGGGTTCTAAAAAAATACTCTTGGTTGAAAGCCCCTGTCAGGCACGAACCGCGCTTCTTCGCAATTTACAGGGTTTAAAAGCCTTGGTTGATGTTGTACCTGATCGTGCGGCACTTTTGGCGCGCTTGAATGCGGCAGAAGAGGGTGAGATTGGTATGGTTATCTATAGTTGGCAGCAGTTTGAACATGGCGCATTAGAGGGGGGATTGCCAAGGCTTCAAACACGTTTACAGCTGCCACCCAAACAACTTCTGCTGGCACCTGCTTTTAAAGTGGCCGCTTTGCAAGCCCGAGCTGAGCAGTATGGGCTAGATGGTGTTGTTTCAATAGCCTGTAGCCCAAGTGTTTTAGGCAAAAACATTGGCTTACTCTTGGCAGGTAAGTTTGAGGACACATCTTTGGTGCCTATTCGTGATGCCCTGACACAGGAGGGGTATCCCCCCAAATGGTTGCAAGGTGGTAAGGTGCTGTTGGTCGAAGATAACCCCATTAACCAACAGGTTGCGCAAGAACTCTTGGAGCAGTGCGGGCTGGATGTCAGCATTGCCAACCAAGGGCAGGAAGCCTTGGATGCCCTGCAAGGTCGTACCTTTGATCTGGTGCTTATGGATATTCAAATGCCTGTGATGGATGGGTATGAAGCGACCAAGCGTATTCGACAGCTACCCCAGGGTAAGCAGTTACCAATCATTGCCATGACAGCGCATGCCATGTCTGGGGATGCCGACCGATCGTTAGAGGCTGGTATGCAAGGGCACCTGACCAAGCCAATAGAAATCCAGCCCCTCTATGATATGTTAGGTAAATGGATGCACCCAAACCATCCTGTTGAAGAGAGCGTGGAAGCCGATAAAGGTAAAGTAAAATCAGTTAAAAAAATGGATGGCGAAGGTTCGCAGATGTGGCCTCCTGTTTCATTTCCTGCTGGAATTGATCCTGGTAGAGTGCCCTCACACCTTCTTAAACGGCCAGAGCTCTTTACCAAGCTTTTGGATCAATATCTACAGTTAAATGAGGGGCTCCCTGAACGTCTGCGAGAGCATTGGCAGCAATTGGGTGAGGATGAAGACTTGCACAAACAAGTGCATACTCTCAAAGGCAGCGCTTTAAGTATTGGTGC